In Sphingobacterium thalpophilum, a genomic segment contains:
- a CDS encoding DUF4268 domain-containing protein: MKQLFWTKFGQFMALHASADGEKANWINYKTGIKHLYFRMDADKKLATIAIQWSQPDAGLRALMTEQFLQFKALLQDLLGEEWIWDMDGMDEYGKPICRIYTSLTGYSVFKEDDWAELISFFKPRIIALDEFWSSAKYTFDIFK; the protein is encoded by the coding sequence TTGAAACAGTTATTCTGGACGAAGTTTGGACAATTTATGGCTTTACATGCATCGGCAGATGGGGAGAAGGCAAATTGGATTAACTATAAGACAGGTATTAAGCATTTATACTTCAGAATGGATGCGGATAAGAAGCTGGCAACTATTGCGATACAATGGTCCCAACCTGATGCTGGGCTCAGGGCATTAATGACAGAACAATTTCTTCAGTTTAAAGCATTGTTGCAGGATCTTCTTGGAGAAGAGTGGATTTGGGACATGGATGGAATGGACGAATATGGAAAGCCGATTTGTCGGATCTATACAAGCTTAACCGGTTACAGTGTTTTTAAAGAGGATGACTGGGCCGAGCTCATTTCTTTTTTTAAGCCTCGAATAATTGCTTTGGATGAGTTTTGGTCTTCGGCTAAGTATACGTTCGATATTTTCAAATAA
- a CDS encoding ammonium transporter, with protein MKKIIPLIVLVLLGVLGLVFPSIDLSDLNKAEFDTGDTAWLLTSSALVLIMTPGLAFFYGGMVSKKNVISTMMQSFICMCLMTILWVIVGFSLAFGDDIGGIVGDPRTFFMMKGTLGNVAWGALPTIPLVLFAMFQLKFAIITPALITGAFAERIRFNSFMLFIILFSIFIYMPLAHATWHPEGILAKFGVLDFAGGTVVHMSAGWAALAAAIYLKGRKMQIHNPARISYVILGTALLWFGWFGFNAGSAGGANSLAAYAFATTTTASAMAAMAWIFVDIIRGKKPSAMGACIGAVVGLVAITPAAGFVSIPHAMIIGLVGALVSNLVVYLRSKTSIDDTLDVFPCHGVGGMVGMVLTGVFAHHNINPVVVDNGIFFGETKLFFVHMVALFAVSFFAFVGSLVLLKITDLIAPLRVEETDEELGLDVSQHAEAL; from the coding sequence ATGAAAAAAATTATTCCACTCATTGTTCTAGTTCTTTTGGGAGTATTGGGACTTGTATTTCCGTCCATCGACTTGTCTGATTTAAACAAGGCAGAATTTGATACGGGAGATACGGCCTGGTTGTTAACTTCTTCTGCATTGGTGTTGATTATGACACCTGGACTTGCCTTTTTTTATGGCGGTATGGTTAGCAAGAAGAATGTAATTTCAACGATGATGCAAAGCTTTATATGTATGTGTTTAATGACAATCCTCTGGGTCATTGTTGGCTTCAGTTTGGCTTTCGGCGATGATATCGGTGGTATTGTCGGTGATCCGCGTACATTTTTTATGATGAAAGGTACATTAGGGAATGTTGCTTGGGGAGCGCTTCCCACTATACCTTTGGTTTTGTTTGCGATGTTTCAATTGAAGTTTGCGATTATCACACCAGCATTGATTACGGGGGCTTTTGCGGAACGTATTCGTTTTAATTCATTTATGCTATTCATTATTCTGTTCAGTATTTTTATTTATATGCCATTGGCACATGCTACTTGGCACCCTGAAGGTATATTAGCAAAATTTGGTGTTCTTGATTTTGCCGGTGGTACAGTTGTGCACATGTCGGCAGGTTGGGCAGCATTGGCGGCAGCGATTTATTTAAAAGGACGTAAAATGCAAATTCATAATCCGGCGCGCATAAGCTACGTGATATTAGGTACAGCACTCTTGTGGTTTGGCTGGTTTGGATTTAATGCAGGTTCAGCTGGTGGAGCAAATTCTTTGGCAGCTTACGCTTTTGCGACAACGACTACAGCATCAGCAATGGCCGCTATGGCGTGGATATTTGTTGATATCATACGTGGAAAGAAACCTTCAGCAATGGGAGCATGTATCGGTGCCGTTGTTGGTTTGGTTGCGATTACACCAGCAGCTGGTTTTGTCAGTATTCCACATGCGATGATCATTGGCTTGGTTGGCGCGTTGGTTAGTAATCTGGTTGTATATCTGAGAAGTAAAACAAGTATCGACGACACCTTGGATGTATTCCCTTGTCATGGGGTAGGTGGCATGGTTGGTATGGTACTTACCGGTGTGTTTGCCCATCATAACATTAATCCTGTTGTTGTGGACAATGGTATATTTTTTGGCGAAACGAAGTTGTTTTTTGTCCATATGGTCGCACTATTTGCCGTGTCATTTTTTGCCTTCGTTGGTTCACTTGTGCTCTTGAAGATCACCGATCTTATTGCTCCATTACGCGTCGAAGAGACAGATGAAGAGCTTGGTTTGGATGTTTCTCAACATGCAGAAGCATTGTAA
- a CDS encoding IS110 family transposase, whose translation MKTAGLDVHKDSIFCAVFNGKHYSDVEVFETFSTGIRQLGAYLKAAGVLRVAMESTSIYWIPVWNILSEMGFDLMLVNPFLIKQLPGRKSDVKDAQWIAQLLHKDMLRGSFVPGERIQELRSYTRSYSKLQQRIVRMLTKMDNILVQAGIRLGSLVTDIGGKSMLSVIDALIAGERDAVRLSKLVYASKKNKENGKLAAALTGCMKEHHRFNLQMAKAEYDLLIKQSAEYIEKIEAICLRDFPRQSALLKTIPGVSRISSAVIIAETGADMKVFENSGKLSGWVGLRPKNDESAGKYKSTAITKGNRYLKPILVQVAWAASRCKGSYFKDKFNRLSIRKSSKKALIAIARKISVVVWNILKDLTPYNPALQVIYEPAKLDARIRYHQKEMERIAKLKP comes from the coding sequence ATGAAAACAGCAGGACTTGACGTGCATAAAGATAGTATTTTTTGTGCGGTATTTAATGGGAAGCATTATTCGGATGTGGAGGTTTTCGAAACCTTCAGTACGGGCATTCGACAGTTGGGAGCCTACTTGAAGGCTGCGGGTGTTCTCCGAGTAGCGATGGAGAGTACCAGTATTTACTGGATCCCGGTCTGGAATATTCTCTCTGAAATGGGCTTTGATCTGATGCTGGTGAATCCCTTTTTAATCAAACAGCTGCCCGGCCGCAAAAGCGATGTAAAGGATGCACAGTGGATTGCCCAGCTACTTCACAAAGATATGCTTCGCGGGAGTTTTGTGCCCGGTGAGCGAATACAGGAACTCAGGAGCTATACCCGTTCCTATAGCAAGTTGCAGCAGCGGATAGTCCGTATGCTTACCAAAATGGACAATATCCTCGTACAGGCCGGAATCCGTTTGGGTAGTCTTGTGACCGATATCGGAGGGAAAAGTATGCTGAGTGTCATTGATGCCCTGATAGCCGGGGAGCGTGATGCCGTACGTTTAAGCAAACTGGTCTATGCCAGTAAGAAGAACAAAGAAAACGGAAAGCTGGCAGCAGCACTAACCGGCTGCATGAAGGAGCACCACCGCTTCAACCTGCAGATGGCAAAAGCTGAATACGACCTGTTGATCAAGCAGTCTGCTGAGTATATAGAAAAGATTGAAGCTATCTGCCTGCGTGATTTTCCACGGCAGAGTGCCTTGCTAAAGACGATTCCCGGCGTTAGCCGTATCAGTTCCGCTGTGATCATCGCCGAGACCGGCGCAGACATGAAAGTTTTTGAAAACAGCGGTAAACTGAGCGGATGGGTCGGATTACGACCAAAGAATGATGAAAGCGCAGGGAAATATAAAAGTACAGCGATCACTAAAGGAAACAGATATCTCAAGCCAATACTGGTACAGGTTGCCTGGGCGGCAAGCCGCTGTAAAGGCTCCTATTTTAAAGACAAATTCAACCGTCTAAGTATAAGAAAATCCTCGAAAAAGGCCCTGATCGCTATCGCACGAAAAATATCCGTTGTTGTATGGAATATCCTAAAAGACTTAACCCCTTATAATCCGGCACTACAGGTGATCTACGAACCAGCCAAACTAGATGCCAGGATACGGTATCACCAAAAAGAAATGGAACGCATAGCGAAACTTAAACCATAA
- a CDS encoding ABC transporter ATP-binding protein, producing MYISQTQASKLTGFRRQMRNYRGAKNNRIISLIDSILVIKSFVREPEEAKRHEKIQFEMTENQMETRKTSFLYDSIKNFVEQIAVVIIIVLTAYLVLSGQITIGAIMFHIMLFNNVSAPIRQLHRIYDEVNDALIYSESFFEILESDEHIESKGDYKPAHIQGHLALRNVFFEYPNGTVALKDVNFEIKPNEITALVGLSGAGKSTIINLLDKFYEPSSGQIFLDGVDLAKYDTAFLRRHIGMVLQRNHIFKGTIFENIEYGKMGSSREEIIEAAKKAYIHEQIMDLPKGYDSDAQSLSGGQQQRIAIARLFLKNPPIIFLDEPTANLDAIATEQIKNSLDAIKKDRTVIIVSHSISQIIDSNAIVVMEKGMVVEKGQHEDLYEHRGTYYDIFSAMANSLNLSKISRTLHVDER from the coding sequence ATTTATATTAGTCAGACTCAAGCCTCCAAGTTGACAGGCTTTAGGCGGCAGATGCGCAATTACAGGGGGGCGAAAAATAACCGGATCATTAGTTTGATCGATTCAATTTTAGTAATTAAATCATTCGTTCGGGAGCCAGAAGAAGCTAAACGTCATGAAAAGATCCAATTTGAAATGACGGAGAATCAAATGGAAACTCGAAAAACGAGTTTTCTTTATGATAGCATTAAAAATTTTGTCGAACAGATTGCTGTCGTCATTATCATCGTTTTAACGGCTTATCTTGTTCTATCTGGCCAGATTACCATTGGTGCGATTATGTTTCATATCATGTTATTTAATAACGTTTCGGCGCCGATACGTCAGTTGCACCGTATTTATGATGAGGTAAACGATGCCCTGATCTATTCAGAATCTTTCTTCGAAATTTTGGAATCTGACGAGCATATTGAATCAAAGGGTGATTATAAGCCCGCACATATTCAAGGACATTTGGCCCTACGGAATGTATTTTTTGAATATCCAAATGGAACCGTTGCTTTAAAGGACGTGAATTTTGAGATCAAGCCGAATGAAATCACAGCTTTAGTGGGGCTGAGTGGGGCCGGGAAAAGCACGATTATCAACTTATTGGATAAATTTTATGAACCTAGCAGCGGCCAAATTTTTTTGGATGGGGTAGATCTGGCAAAGTATGATACAGCGTTTCTCCGTCGACATATCGGTATGGTATTGCAGCGTAATCATATTTTTAAAGGGACTATCTTTGAAAATATTGAGTATGGTAAGATGGGAAGTTCTAGGGAAGAAATTATTGAAGCAGCCAAGAAAGCCTATATTCATGAGCAGATTATGGATCTGCCCAAAGGTTACGATTCAGATGCGCAGTCACTATCAGGGGGCCAACAGCAGCGGATCGCCATAGCCCGCTTATTTTTAAAAAATCCACCGATTATTTTTCTCGACGAGCCTACGGCTAATTTGGACGCCATCGCGACCGAACAGATTAAAAATAGTTTGGATGCCATAAAGAAAGACCGTACAGTAATTATCGTTTCCCATAGTATCTCTCAGATCATCGATTCCAATGCCATTGTGGTTATGGAAAAGGGAATGGTGGTGGAGAAAGGGCAACATGAAGATCTATACGAACATAGAGGAACTTATTATGATATTTTCTCAGCAATGGCCAATAGTTTAAACCTGAGTAAAATAAGCCGAACATTACACGTAGATGAAAGGTGA
- a CDS encoding ABC transporter transmembrane domain-containing protein, producing the protein MTIPQLFKKIVPFAKPYRQLIIYTLLLTVVGSFAAQINAFILRYTVDRINDLMVAKEPLSKGMYLVGMISIILLIKEIVYAFVQFGQKFYGEKLRIYIARDFSQSIVNRILTYKLAFYTSSDNESGKLATRIDAGISSLTRLVQIFFIDILPLFANAIIALICMFYANVYVGLVGVAVIPLYLSSIN; encoded by the coding sequence ATGACTATCCCGCAATTATTTAAAAAAATTGTTCCCTTTGCCAAACCTTATCGTCAGTTGATTATTTATACCTTGCTATTAACGGTAGTGGGGTCTTTTGCTGCGCAAATAAACGCTTTTATTTTACGTTATACCGTCGATCGGATTAATGATCTGATGGTCGCCAAAGAACCCTTATCAAAAGGCATGTATCTAGTCGGCATGATCAGTATTATTTTGTTAATTAAAGAAATAGTATACGCTTTTGTTCAGTTTGGTCAGAAATTTTACGGAGAGAAACTTCGAATTTATATCGCACGGGACTTCTCTCAATCAATAGTAAACCGCATTTTAACCTATAAGTTAGCCTTTTATACCTCAAGTGATAATGAAAGTGGAAAATTGGCTACCCGAATAGACGCCGGTATTAGCTCGTTGACACGTTTAGTCCAAATTTTCTTTATTGATATTCTGCCTTTGTTTGCAAATGCAATCATAGCATTAATCTGTATGTTCTATGCTAATGTATATGTAGGGCTGGTGGGAGTGGCTGTTATTCCTTTGTACCTTTCCTCTATAAATTAA
- a CDS encoding MFS transporter: MTISLREVNQKILGYVSLTFLGYFTIGLSLATLPIFIHQTLGFNTIIAGLVISVQYVATFLLRAYAGKIVDTKGPKISVLRSMLFFALSGLLLLLVFLFKSQPFISLGLLLVTRLFTGIGEGLVGASPINWALMELGDEHAAKAISFNGIASYGALAIGAPLGVLMVDHINYEALALLTSAVGLLGYFYCRAKTPYQVARKKAEKVSFKRVLLLVAPFGICLALGGLGFGSISTFMTLYYEHFNWQNGAACLTIFGVFFILTRLIFNKVIDQYGGLKVALVSLFVETLGLMVIAVAIDPLWTLLGAALTGFGFSLVFPALGVEAIKRVDQSQQGSALAAYGLFIDISLGITGPLIGFVANNMGMTAIYPFSTIMVSIGFAVVGNLLYQKRRELTP, encoded by the coding sequence ATGACAATTTCTCTTCGGGAGGTCAATCAAAAGATTTTAGGCTATGTCTCTTTAACTTTCCTTGGTTATTTCACAATCGGCCTATCGCTTGCAACCCTTCCCATCTTTATTCATCAAACTTTAGGATTTAATACAATTATTGCAGGATTGGTCATTAGTGTTCAGTATGTTGCTACATTCTTACTCCGCGCTTATGCAGGAAAAATTGTGGACACCAAGGGTCCCAAGATTTCAGTTTTGCGCAGCATGTTATTTTTTGCATTATCTGGACTCCTTCTGCTCCTTGTTTTCTTATTTAAATCACAGCCTTTTATCAGTTTAGGGCTTCTGCTTGTTACCCGTTTGTTTACTGGAATTGGAGAGGGTCTGGTGGGTGCGAGCCCAATAAATTGGGCATTAATGGAACTCGGCGATGAACATGCCGCAAAAGCGATTTCTTTCAACGGAATAGCCAGCTATGGTGCATTGGCTATTGGTGCCCCCTTGGGTGTTTTGATGGTGGATCATATCAATTACGAAGCTTTGGCTCTACTGACCAGTGCAGTTGGCCTCCTTGGTTATTTTTATTGTCGCGCTAAAACACCCTACCAAGTGGCACGAAAAAAGGCTGAAAAAGTGAGTTTTAAACGTGTATTGCTTTTAGTAGCACCTTTTGGAATCTGTCTTGCTTTAGGAGGTCTAGGCTTTGGCAGCATCTCCACTTTTATGACGCTTTACTATGAACATTTCAATTGGCAAAATGGCGCAGCTTGCTTAACTATATTTGGCGTATTCTTCATTTTAACACGGCTTATTTTCAATAAGGTTATTGACCAATATGGCGGACTTAAAGTTGCTTTAGTGAGTCTTTTCGTTGAAACATTAGGTCTCATGGTTATCGCCGTGGCTATTGATCCATTATGGACTCTATTGGGCGCAGCATTAACGGGTTTTGGCTTCTCACTGGTATTTCCAGCGCTTGGTGTCGAAGCCATTAAGCGGGTAGATCAAAGTCAACAAGGCTCTGCTCTCGCTGCTTACGGACTATTTATAGACATTTCACTAGGTATCACAGGCCCATTAATTGGCTTTGTGGCCAATAATATGGGTATGACAGCGATATACCCATTTAGTACCATTATGGTCTCTATTGGTTTTGCCGTTGTTGGCAACCTACTCTATCAAAAACGGCGGGAGCTGACACCATAG
- a CDS encoding lipocalin family protein, with amino-acid sequence MDKKKSLLLLTGIALGAVAYNAFKPVVSRPDVVDPFDLDKYLGKWFEIARLDFYWEKGLSQVSAEYSKNKNGTIRVNNQGYSEDKERWKQSIGKAKFVNSPNEGALKVSFFGPFYSGYNIVKITPDYKYALVFGDNLDYMWILGRETEIPDKIRNEFLTYALQCGYETGDLVWTKH; translated from the coding sequence ATGGATAAGAAAAAATCACTGTTACTATTAACTGGCATAGCACTTGGGGCTGTGGCTTATAACGCCTTTAAACCTGTCGTCTCGCGACCTGATGTCGTGGATCCATTTGATTTGGATAAATATCTTGGAAAATGGTTTGAAATAGCCAGACTCGACTTCTATTGGGAAAAAGGCTTAAGTCAAGTTTCAGCAGAATATAGCAAAAATAAAAATGGCACAATACGTGTCAATAACCAAGGGTACTCCGAAGACAAAGAACGCTGGAAACAGTCTATCGGAAAAGCCAAATTTGTCAACAGCCCCAATGAAGGCGCACTTAAAGTATCGTTCTTTGGTCCTTTCTACAGTGGATATAATATTGTAAAAATAACGCCGGATTATAAATACGCACTCGTTTTTGGTGACAATCTAGACTATATGTGGATTTTGGGCCGTGAGACGGAGATTCCAGATAAAATCAGAAATGAATTTTTAACCTATGCCCTGCAATGTGGCTATGAAACCGGCGATCTTGTATGGACCAAACATTAG
- a CDS encoding S1/P1 nuclease gives MKKMIKGLLAMALCFQLSSVFAWGTTGHRVVAEIAERHLTKKAKKNIGKIIGQQKLAYWANWGDFIKSDPNPEFKKLGNSHFINLNSNLPWADFQLGLENSADENLYKTAFRIEKSFADKTIPMDQQKQNLYFLIHILGDAHQPMHVSRAEDQGGNKIEVSWFGKKSNIHRVWDSDLVDNEKYSYTEFATVLDVNNKKENEQLAAGELANWLYESNQLAEKIYADVANNANLSYSYVYQNKDIMEQCMLKGGLRLAKVLNRIFG, from the coding sequence ATGAAAAAAATGATCAAGGGTTTGCTGGCAATGGCATTGTGTTTTCAGCTTTCTTCGGTATTTGCGTGGGGGACAACAGGGCATCGTGTCGTGGCTGAAATTGCGGAACGCCATTTGACTAAAAAAGCCAAAAAGAATATTGGAAAAATTATTGGACAGCAAAAGCTGGCCTATTGGGCCAACTGGGGGGATTTTATCAAATCAGATCCCAATCCTGAATTTAAAAAACTGGGGAATTCTCATTTTATAAATTTAAACTCAAATTTACCCTGGGCCGATTTTCAATTGGGTTTAGAAAATTCAGCTGATGAGAATCTGTATAAGACAGCGTTCCGTATTGAGAAATCCTTTGCAGATAAGACTATTCCAATGGATCAACAAAAGCAAAACCTGTATTTCTTGATCCATATTCTGGGCGATGCGCATCAACCCATGCATGTTAGCCGTGCCGAGGATCAAGGTGGTAATAAGATTGAAGTAAGCTGGTTTGGAAAAAAATCAAATATTCACCGTGTTTGGGATAGTGATTTGGTCGACAATGAGAAGTATAGTTATACCGAGTTTGCAACTGTTTTAGATGTGAATAACAAAAAAGAGAATGAACAGCTGGCGGCTGGAGAGCTCGCTAACTGGTTGTATGAATCAAATCAATTGGCTGAAAAGATTTACGCTGACGTAGCTAATAATGCCAATTTATCGTACTCCTATGTTTATCAAAACAAAGATATTATGGAGCAATGTATGCTAAAAGGTGGCTTGAGGCTAGCTAAAGTATTAAACCGAATTTTTGGTTAA
- the fabV gene encoding enoyl-ACP reductase FabV — MIIQPRTRGFICLTSHPQGAAQNIKNQIEYVKSKGEIANGPKKVLVIGASTGFGIASRISAAFGSGAATIGVFFEKPAAEGKPGTAGWYNSAAFEKEAHEAGLYAKSINGDAFSDEVKKQTIELIKKDLGQVDLVVYSLASPRRTHPKTGVAHASVLKPIQEPFTNKTVDFHTGVISDITIQPVENEEDIANTVAVMGGEDWKFWIEDLKAAGVLAEGAKTVAYSYIGPELTYPIYRNGTIGRAKDDLEGTVPAINAILSDINGVSYVSVNKALVTQSSSAIPVVPLYISLLYKVMKEKGIHEGTIEQMQRLFAERLYTADGKVLLDDKGRIRVDDLEMREDVQAEVAALWEKATTENLAEISDIEGYRNEFFNLFGFNFDGIDYNADTNEVVGVPSIEG; from the coding sequence ATGATTATACAACCAAGAACTAGAGGTTTTATTTGTTTAACCTCGCATCCACAAGGGGCTGCGCAAAACATTAAAAATCAAATTGAATACGTGAAATCCAAAGGTGAGATCGCGAATGGTCCAAAGAAAGTATTGGTAATCGGTGCTTCTACTGGATTTGGTATTGCTTCTCGGATTTCTGCAGCATTTGGTTCTGGAGCTGCTACAATCGGTGTATTTTTTGAAAAACCTGCAGCTGAAGGCAAGCCAGGAACTGCTGGATGGTACAATTCGGCAGCTTTTGAGAAAGAAGCCCATGAGGCGGGATTATATGCCAAAAGTATCAATGGCGATGCTTTTTCGGACGAAGTGAAAAAACAAACTATTGAACTTATTAAAAAGGATCTAGGACAGGTTGATCTAGTGGTTTATAGTTTGGCATCACCACGTCGTACGCATCCAAAAACTGGCGTAGCACACGCTTCCGTTTTGAAACCAATACAAGAACCTTTTACCAACAAAACGGTAGATTTTCATACAGGTGTAATTTCAGACATTACCATTCAGCCTGTTGAAAATGAAGAAGATATTGCGAATACTGTAGCTGTTATGGGGGGAGAAGACTGGAAGTTTTGGATCGAAGATCTTAAAGCTGCTGGTGTGTTAGCTGAAGGAGCAAAAACAGTTGCCTATTCTTACATAGGTCCTGAACTTACTTATCCAATTTACCGCAATGGTACGATTGGTCGTGCAAAGGATGATTTAGAAGGAACAGTACCTGCCATAAACGCGATTTTGAGCGATATTAATGGTGTATCCTATGTATCGGTGAATAAAGCCTTGGTTACGCAATCAAGTTCAGCTATTCCAGTTGTTCCTTTATACATTTCTTTATTGTATAAAGTCATGAAGGAAAAAGGTATTCATGAAGGTACAATTGAACAAATGCAACGTTTGTTTGCTGAGCGACTTTATACCGCTGACGGAAAGGTATTGCTTGATGACAAAGGTCGTATCCGTGTTGATGACTTAGAAATGCGTGAAGATGTTCAGGCTGAAGTTGCAGCATTATGGGAGAAAGCAACAACTGAAAATTTAGCCGAAATTTCAGACATTGAAGGTTATCGTAACGAGTTTTTCAATTTGTTCGGTTTTAATTTCGACGGTATCGATTACAACGCTGATACCAATGAAGTTGTTGGTGTACCTAGTATTGAAGGTTAA
- a CDS encoding multidrug resistance efflux transporter family protein encodes MAVSGGSWQWTASLRFIWMLPILLIIVAIRGNLIDLLKEIKSNLWQWLLWSTIGFGLLYATLTYGANYGPSWLVASTFEFTIIAGMFIGPLLDKKGQRKSISKASLLFSILIFLGILLMQISEAQSTSLNTMLLGTIPVLIGAIAYPLGNRKMMKISNNRLDAFQRTLGMTLCSMPFWIILSLFGYLDNGLPTDSQLFQTFLVAICSGVIATLLFFSATDFVHQDHKALAAVEATQAMEVIFTLVGEILILQAALPNVYSCIGIVMVVIGMILHSRTS; translated from the coding sequence ATGGCAGTCTCCGGTGGAAGTTGGCAATGGACAGCGTCTTTACGTTTTATTTGGATGCTTCCAATCTTACTTATCATTGTTGCCATAAGAGGAAACCTCATCGATTTACTCAAAGAAATCAAATCTAACCTTTGGCAATGGCTTCTTTGGAGTACGATCGGATTCGGGCTATTATATGCAACCCTTACCTATGGCGCAAATTATGGCCCATCTTGGCTCGTAGCTAGCACCTTCGAATTCACCATTATAGCCGGCATGTTTATTGGTCCGCTACTTGATAAAAAAGGGCAACGAAAAAGCATTTCAAAAGCTTCACTCCTCTTCTCCATCCTTATTTTTTTAGGTATTCTTTTGATGCAAATTTCAGAAGCTCAGTCAACTTCCTTAAATACAATGCTATTGGGAACCATCCCAGTGTTGATCGGCGCTATTGCCTATCCATTAGGTAACCGTAAAATGATGAAAATATCGAACAATAGATTGGATGCTTTTCAACGTACACTCGGTATGACACTCTGTAGTATGCCATTTTGGATTATCCTGAGCCTATTTGGCTATTTAGATAATGGTCTACCCACTGATAGTCAACTTTTCCAAACCTTTTTAGTAGCCATCTGTTCGGGAGTAATTGCCACACTTTTATTTTTCTCAGCTACCGATTTCGTTCATCAGGACCATAAAGCATTGGCAGCTGTAGAGGCAACACAGGCCATGGAAGTCATTTTTACGTTGGTTGGCGAAATTCTTATCCTGCAGGCGGCGCTTCCGAATGTATATTCCTGTATTGGTATTGTCATGGTGGTCATTGGCATGATTCTACATAGTCGCACAAGTTAA